Genomic window (Egicoccus halophilus):
CTCGGCGTTGCTGACCGGGTTCGTCACCGACGGAGCCTGGATGGTGCCGGCCAGCGTCGCCGCCTCGGCCAGTGTCAGGTCCTCGACCGGCTTGTTGAAGTAGTGCTCGGCCGCGGTGCCGACGCCGTACACGCCCTGCCCCAGGTAGACCGCGTTGAGGTAGCGCTCGAGGATCTCGTCCTTGCTCAGGCGCTGCTCGAGCTCGACCGCCCACACCACCTCGTGCATCTTGCGGTCCAGCGTCTGCTGCGGATCGAGCAGCGTCATCTTGACGTACTGCTGGGTGATGGTCGAGGCACCCTCCTCGATCCCGCCGGCGGCGACGTTGCGTGCCAGGGCCCGCAGGACCGACTGGTGGTTGACGCCGTTGTGCTCGTAGAACTCGTCGTCCTCGATGGCCAGCACGGCGTCGATCATCACCTGGGGGATCTGCTCGAGCGCGACCACCTCGCGCCGCTCGACCCCCGACAGGTCGGCGATGCGCTCGCCACCCGCCTCGTGGACGGTGGAGATCTCGGCCGCGACCGGCAACTGCTCGGGCAACGGGGGACGGTCCACGACCTGGTCACGGGTCGCGTCGACCGTGTCGGCCGCCGCGATCACGAACGGCATGACCGGTGCGAGCGCCAGCAGGCCGAGGACGAAGACCACCACCAGGACCCCGGTGAGGCTGCGCAGACCGCGCCCGAACGTTTGGAAGGACATGGGACCAGTTTGGCGCGTCTGCGCCGGTCTCCCCGCCTGCGTCCCCGACCGGACGGTCGGGAAGTTCAGCCGATGCCGGCCTCGCGCTGCACCTCGCGCACCCAGGCCACGACGTCGTCGACGTCGTCGCGGTCGAGCCCGCCGATCGGCGGCATGTCGCCGGAGTTCCAGTGGTGGGCCGGCACACCCTCCTGCACCGCCCGGTGGAACGCCTCGTCGGGATGGTGGCCCGGCTCGTAGATTTCGTGGACCAGCGGCGGCCCGGCGGTCGTGCCCTGACCCTCCGGGCCGTGACAGGCGGCGCAGTTGGCGGCGAACAGCTGCTCGCCGCGGGCGAGGTCCACGTCCCCCGAGGCGCCCGCGTCCTCACCGCCGCCACCACCGCAGGCGGCGGCCAACGCGACGGCGACCAGCAGGTGGCGGGTACGGAACACGAACATCGCAGGAACCTCGACGACGACGGCGCGGACGGTACCGACCCACCGCCGTCCGCACGGCGGGCGAGAGGCCCGACCTGCCGGGCCCTCGGACCTCCCTCGCCGGGTCCGACCTCGTAGAGTCCGGGCCTCCTGCGTTGCCCTGAACCCACGAGGAGCCGACGTGGCCGGCCCTGCCCGCGACGACCGTTCCGACGACGGCCGCCCCAGTCCGCTCGAACGTGCCGTCGACCGGATCCCGTTCCTGGAGAAGGAGCTGTTCCTGCTGCGCCGGTTGGTGCGCCCCGGACAGGTGTGCCTCGACGTCGGCGCCGCCGGTGGTGCCCACCTGCTCGTGATGGCCGCCGGTGTGGGGCCCACGGGCCGGGTGCTCGGGTTCGAACCGCGGCCCGGTTCGCTGTCGATGCTGCGCCGCCTGGTCCGCATGACCCGTCTCGACGACCGGGTGCGCCTGTACCAGGTCGCCCTGTCGGACGCGGCCGGCACCCTGCCGCTGCGCATCCCGGTCGTACCGACACGCGCACACTTCCACGGCTCGGCGCCGGACCGGTCGGCGACCGCCGCCTTCGCCCGCCTGCCCCACCGGGAGATCGTGGTCCCCACCCGGCGGCTCGACGACGTCGTCACCGACGAGGGCCTCGAACGGGTCGACCTGCTCAAGTGCGACGTCGAAGGGGCGGAGCTCAAGGTGCTGGCGGGTGCCGCGCAGGTGCTCCAGGACCACCGTCCGCTGGTCGTGCTCGAGGCCGACGACCTGCACCAGGCGCGGGAGAACGCCACCGGCGCCGACGTGCTGGCGGCGGTCGCCGCCCACGGCTACCGCGTCTACCGCTATCGCCGCGGCGCGCTCGAGACGGTCGACGGTCCGGTGCCCGGCGAGGACGACTACCTGTTCGTGCCCGAGGAGCGTCCGGCACCGGTCGCCGTCCGGCGGTAGGCGCCGACCGGCTCGCGCCGCCCCCTCGTCACGGTGCCGAGCGGGCGCCGTGGACGTGCACGCGCGCCGCCGGATCGCTCGAGCGGCCGGATCGCTTGACCGGACGGGTGGCGCGCCGACGGGGCGCTCACGAGGCCGCCGACCGGGCGGCCGCAGCAACGAGGCCTGTCCGTGAGCGAGATCGACGAGATCGTCGGGGAGTTCCTGGTCGAGAGCTACGAGAACCTCGACCGCTACGACGAGGACCTGCTCGCACTCGAGCGCGCCCCGTCCGACGGCGAGGTGCTCGGCAGCATCTTCCGCACCATCCACACCATCAAGGGCACCTGCGGATTCTTCGGTTTCGAGCGGCTCGAGTCCGTCTCGCACGTCGCCGAGAACCTGCTCGGCAAGCTCCGCGACGGCGAGCTGGTGGTCACCAACGAGATCGCCAGCGCCCTGCTGGCCACCGGCGATGCCCTGCGCGGCATGCTCGGGGACATCGAGGCCACCGGTCAGGAGGGCGAGGCCGACCACGCCGAACTCGTCGCCACCCTCGAGCGGCTGCACGCGGGCGAGTCCGCCGTCGTCGCGCCGCCGGCCGCGGCCCCCCTCGCCGACGTGACGCCCGTCGGGACCGGCACGACCGCTGACCCGGTCGGGGACACCGAGCCGCCCAAGCGGCTCGGTGACCTGCTCGTGGAGCAGGGCGTGGCCAGCGCCGACGACGTCGCGCTCGCGCTGCACGCGCAGGAGCTCGGGGACAGCCGCCCGCTGGGCGAGATCCTGATGGAGCAGGCGAAGGTCCCGGTGGGGGAGGTCGACCAGACCCTCGCCAGCCAGGCATCCGCGCGGGGCCTGGCCGACAGCTCGATCCGGGTCGACGTCGGGCTGCTCGACGAGCTGATGAACCTCGTCGGTGAACTGGTGCTCGCCC
Coding sequences:
- a CDS encoding c-type cytochrome, yielding MFVFRTRHLLVAVALAAACGGGGGEDAGASGDVDLARGEQLFAANCAACHGPEGQGTTAGPPLVHEIYEPGHHPDEAFHRAVQEGVPAHHWNSGDMPPIGGLDRDDVDDVVAWVREVQREAGIG
- a CDS encoding FkbM family methyltransferase, with the protein product MAGPARDDRSDDGRPSPLERAVDRIPFLEKELFLLRRLVRPGQVCLDVGAAGGAHLLVMAAGVGPTGRVLGFEPRPGSLSMLRRLVRMTRLDDRVRLYQVALSDAAGTLPLRIPVVPTRAHFHGSAPDRSATAAFARLPHREIVVPTRRLDDVVTDEGLERVDLLKCDVEGAELKVLAGAAQVLQDHRPLVVLEADDLHQARENATGADVLAAVAAHGYRVYRYRRGALETVDGPVPGEDDYLFVPEERPAPVAVRR